The genomic interval AGCTGGAGCTAAGCTGTAAATTCGGAACTTACCTGTATGCTATCTGTAAAAACATCTGGACGCAGGAGCGCAAAAAGTATCTGCTGCGGGCCGAGAAACTAAGAAAACACTCCCTGGTAGTTCATGATCCCGGACCTGCGGATGACCCCCTGCTTCAGAATCACCTGACCGATCTGTTTAATAAACACTTTGAAGATCTGAGCAAAGACTGCCAGAAGATTCTCTCCATGTATTTCAATAATTTCAGCATGGAGGATATCCGGGCTGCCATGAACTACAAGGATCTTCATCATACGGCAGACAGAAAATACAGATGCAAGAAGAGTCTGATAAACAGAATTGTGAACGACCCCCTATTTAAACGACTAAAAAATGAGCTACGTTGATCTTATTATCAAATACCTGTCGGGTGAGCTCAAAGCGGAAGAGGCTTCCGCTTTCGAAAAGGAGCTGGAATCGGATGCAGGGCTTAAGAAAGAGTATGAGCTCCAATCGGCGGCTTATAAGCTGATCCGCGAGCAGCTTCGTAAACGAGATGAGGAGCTGTTCTGGGAAAAGCTGGCAAATGCCATGAGCCATGAACTTCCCGGGCCGGAATCCCGCAGGAAGTGGTTGCGGCCTTGGTGGTATATTCCCCTGGCAGTAGCCTGCTCCCTGGCTATCCTGATCACCCTGTTGAATCCTCCCACTCCCCTGGATGTTTTCACCAGGTTCTATGATCCTGCCAGCGATCCTGTTATTCTTGCATATAACCAGAATACCCGGGGGGAATCCGAGCCCGGCATCCTGCAGTATCGCCTTGGAAATTATGAGCGATCCATGGATCTTCTCTCGGTCCGGATCGCCCGGGAAGGAGAAAACAGGAAACTGATACTCTACTGCCTACTTTCGGCCATTGAACTGGACCGTCAGGATGAAGTGCTGGAATGGATCCGGATAGATGGATCCTACGGCATAGACCCGGCCGGACAGGCCTTAAGCTGGTACTCGGGTCTGGCCCTCCTGAAATCGGGAAATAGGGAAGCTGCCCTGGAGATGATCCGTCCCCTGAGCCAGGAGCAAGGCCCCTACTGGTCCAAAGCCCGTAAATTGGAAAAGGTTTTGTTAAAATAATTCTTAATTTAGTGGGCATAAGCCATCGCACCTATGCCCTCATTCCCTTTCTATAAGCAACTTGATGCCATGGACTGCGGCCCCACCTGTCTGAGAATGGTGGCCCGTCATTACGGCAAGCATTTTACCCTGCAAACACTGCGTGAGAAATCACACCTGACCCGGGAAGGGGTTTCTATGCTTGGAATCGCCAGGGCAGCAGAGGAGATCGGCATGCAGACCATGGGCGTCTCTCTCACCTGGGAACGACTCCAGAAAGAGGCCCCGTTACCGGTGATTGTACACTGGAAGCAGAACCATTTTGTGGTGGTTCATAAGATTCGAAAAGACAAAGTTTTTTTAGCCGATCCGGCCTTTGGACATGCGGTCTACTCGAAAGAGGAGTTCCTGAAAAACTGGATCAGCACCCGTCACGAAGGTGAAGCTAAAGGATCTGCCCTGCTCCTGCATCCCACACCCGATTTCCTGAACCAGGAAGACGAGCCCGTGAAGAAGAGCGGCTTCAGCTATCTGTTTCGTTATCTGGCTCCTTACAGGCGCTATGTCTATCACCTTTTACTGGGCCTGATCATTGGAAGTGTTATTCAGTTCCTGCTCCCTTTTCTGTTCCAGTCCATGGTCGATTTTGGGATCACCAACCAGGATCTTCCATTTATCTACCTGGTCTTGCTATTCCAGTTTGTCCTGATCATCTCCCAGATGGGAATCGATTTTATCCGCAGGTGGATCCTGCTTCACCTGAGTACCCGGATTAATATTGCACTTATTTCGGATTTTCTATCCAAGCTGATGAAATTACCGGTAGGGTTCTTCGATACCAAACTCACCGGTGATATCCTGCAACGCATAGGCGATCATCGCAGGATTGAAACATTTATGACCACCTCCTCCCTGACCATCCTCTTTTCCATGTTCAACCTGGTGGTATTTGCCATTATCCTGGCCATCTTCAGTATGAAGATCCTCCTGATCTTCCTGGCAGGAGGGCTGCTCTATTTTATCTGGATCTTTATCTTCATGAAGCGTCGAAGATCCCTGGATCAGAAATACTTTTCCAAAATGGCCGAAAATCAGAGTAAACTGATCCAGATCATTCATGGAATCCGGGAGATCAAACTGAACAATGCAGAGCGATCCAGCCAGTGGGAATGGAAAGACTTACAGGCCAGCCTGTTCAGGGTCAATATGAAATCGCTCTCCCTGAACCAGTACCAGGAAGCCGGGGGAGTATTTATCAATGAGACTAAGAATATCCTGATCAATGTGACAGCAGCCATTGCCGTTTTAAATGGCCATCTGACTCTGGGTACACTGCTGGCTATTTCTTATATTCTGGGACAATTAAACGGGCCTATCGAACAGATGATCACCTTCTTTCACAGGGCCCAGGATGCTAAAATCAGTCTGGAGCGGCTGGGGGAAATTCACGATTCTGAAGATGAGTACCAGCGAGAAACAGGCGTGACCGTTCTGCCTTCCATCGACAAGATTTCTGTAAGTAACCTGGACTTTACATATCCGGGCGCCATTCAGCGTAATGTACTGGAGGGGATTAACCTGAGTCTTAAAAAGGACACCGTTACGGCCCTTGTTGGAATCAGTGGCAGTGGAAAAACCACACTGCTAAAACTATTGCTGGGTTTTTATCCTCCTGCCAAAGGGGATATCAGGGCCGGGGATATGAACATCCAGATGATGTCGCCCGATATATGGAGAAGTCAGTGCGGGGTGGTGATGCAGGATGGTTATATTTTCTCCGACACCATTGCCAGGAATATTGCCCTGGGCGAACATGAAATAAAAACCGAACAGTTGCTTTATTCTGCCAAAATGGCTTGCATGGACGATTTTATTGATCAGTTACCACTGGGTTACAACACGGTAATCGGACAGGAAGGGCTTACTTTGAGTGGTGGAGAGGAACAACGGATCCTGATAGCCAGGGCCATCTATAAAAATCCCGCCTTCCTTTTCCTGGACGAAGGCACCAGTGCCCTGGATGCCAATAATGAACGGCGCATCATGGATAACCTCCAGCTGGTTTTCAGGGGTAAGACCGTGCTGATTGTGGCCCACCGGCTGAGTACTGTAAAAAATGCGGATCAGATCATTGTGCTGGATAAAGGCAAGATTGTGGAGGAAGGTAAACACAATGCCCTGATTGCCAAGAAAGGACACTACTTTAATCTGGTGCGTAACCAGCTGGAACTGGGCAACTAATAAATAATCATTACTTATCCTCCCCCCTCTTCCATCTCCCGGAAAATTCAGGGAAAACCAGCAGAAATGGGGATAAGTATCATTCTCATCATTGAAAAGCTTTTGGGTCTGTCCTCCAGATTAAGAAAATATTTTCAGATATTTATGACGCTATCAGTGGAGGCATACCATGGAAAATGACTGGAAGAAGCGACTGGGAATGGTGTATTCTACCAACCCGGATTTTCAATTTGATTCGGGCGGACAGGAGGAGACG from Bacteroidales bacterium carries:
- a CDS encoding sigma-70 family RNA polymerase sigma factor, which produces MKLPSNSDLIKGIRNHDSSILCYVYDTYYPIIEGYIIHNQGSEEQARDIFQDAMIIIYKRIKSDELELSCKFGTYLYAICKNIWTQERKKYLLRAEKLRKHSLVVHDPGPADDPLLQNHLTDLFNKHFEDLSKDCQKILSMYFNNFSMEDIRAAMNYKDLHHTADRKYRCKKSLINRIVNDPLFKRLKNELR
- a CDS encoding peptidase domain-containing ABC transporter, which codes for MPSFPFYKQLDAMDCGPTCLRMVARHYGKHFTLQTLREKSHLTREGVSMLGIARAAEEIGMQTMGVSLTWERLQKEAPLPVIVHWKQNHFVVVHKIRKDKVFLADPAFGHAVYSKEEFLKNWISTRHEGEAKGSALLLHPTPDFLNQEDEPVKKSGFSYLFRYLAPYRRYVYHLLLGLIIGSVIQFLLPFLFQSMVDFGITNQDLPFIYLVLLFQFVLIISQMGIDFIRRWILLHLSTRINIALISDFLSKLMKLPVGFFDTKLTGDILQRIGDHRRIETFMTTSSLTILFSMFNLVVFAIILAIFSMKILLIFLAGGLLYFIWIFIFMKRRRSLDQKYFSKMAENQSKLIQIIHGIREIKLNNAERSSQWEWKDLQASLFRVNMKSLSLNQYQEAGGVFINETKNILINVTAAIAVLNGHLTLGTLLAISYILGQLNGPIEQMITFFHRAQDAKISLERLGEIHDSEDEYQRETGVTVLPSIDKISVSNLDFTYPGAIQRNVLEGINLSLKKDTVTALVGISGSGKTTLLKLLLGFYPPAKGDIRAGDMNIQMMSPDIWRSQCGVVMQDGYIFSDTIARNIALGEHEIKTEQLLYSAKMACMDDFIDQLPLGYNTVIGQEGLTLSGGEEQRILIARAIYKNPAFLFLDEGTSALDANNERRIMDNLQLVFRGKTVLIVAHRLSTVKNADQIIVLDKGKIVEEGKHNALIAKKGHYFNLVRNQLELGN